The genomic region CCAATGGTTGAAAATTAGTAAATTGAGTAGCCGTAAGCAATGACTCAAAAAGATTGAGTTGATTACCATTATTATGATTAATCACTATTGGCATAAAATCCCCCGATTTGAAAAAAATATATTATTATTGATTTTTGTAATATACACCATAATATATTAAAAAAGGGTTAATATCAAGGAAATTAATAAAATTTTAACTATTTTTTAGCAATCCATTAACCTTTTGAACTATAGACGAATTCTAAGTTTCACTAGAAATTTTGCAATTTTCATTAAAAATAATTTTTAAGTTTTTTTAATTTATTTCAAAAAAATTCTTGCTTTAGAAGTTTTTGATGCTAAACAATCTTTGTATCTAAAGGTGGGCTTGCCCGCCTTTTTTGTTGCCTAAACTTTAGCTTAAACTAATGATTGAAGATAAAATAAAATCTTTAATAGAACCATCATTAAAATCAGAGGGTTACAAGCTAGTTAATGTAAAGTTTGGCACAATGGTTGGTAAAAATAAAGCCTTGCAAATATTCGCTGAAAGGCAAGATTATTCCAACCTTTCAGTGGGTGATTGCCAAAATATTAGCAGGCTAACTTCTAATATTTTAGATGCGGAAGATATTATAAAAGATAGATATTTGCTTGAAGTTTCTTCCCCTGGCCTTGATAGAGAAATTGCTACTGAGGAAGATTTTAAGCGG from Rickettsiales bacterium harbors:
- the rimP gene encoding ribosome maturation factor RimP, with the protein product MIEDKIKSLIEPSLKSEGYKLVNVKFGTMVGKNKALQIFAERQDYSNLSVGDCQNISRLTSNILDAEDIIKDRYLLEVSSPGLDREIATEEDFKRFENFIINLKTKLKIDESRRFKGRYKISQNGISVICEDSKKEFFVEFSNIDSAKIAITYELLKTKGVIN